Proteins encoded within one genomic window of Pseudalkalibacillus sp. SCS-8:
- the tdh gene encoding L-threonine 3-dehydrogenase gives MKGKMKAIVKHHRDKGARLEMVDIPQINEDEVLIKVKATSICGTDVHIYAWDEWSASRVNPPYVFGHEFAGEVVEIGENVTNVKIGDSVSAETHIVCGECPQCLTGNAHICRNTQIIGVDIDGCFAEYVALPAKNLWVNDAEMPMSVGSVQEPMGNAVHTVLAGDIAGKTVSIIGCGPIGLMAVGVAKAAGASKVIAYDLNDYRLDLAKEMGATTIVNSKEQDPVQIAMDLTDGNGVEVVCEMSGHPVAIDQGFKMLTNGGRMSILSLPVRPVEVDITNDIVFKGITVQGITGRRMFETWRQVAGLLESGQVDVQKMITHELPLEDFEKGFDLMLEGKCGKVVLKP, from the coding sequence TTGAAAGGAAAAATGAAAGCGATTGTAAAACACCATCGTGATAAAGGTGCACGACTCGAGATGGTGGACATCCCTCAAATAAACGAAGACGAAGTTTTGATCAAGGTAAAAGCAACGTCGATTTGTGGAACTGATGTACATATTTATGCTTGGGACGAATGGTCCGCAAGCCGAGTGAATCCACCTTATGTGTTCGGTCATGAATTTGCTGGTGAAGTTGTGGAAATTGGTGAAAACGTTACCAATGTGAAAATCGGGGATTCTGTTTCAGCAGAAACGCATATCGTATGTGGCGAGTGCCCGCAATGCCTGACAGGGAATGCACACATTTGCCGTAATACGCAGATCATCGGTGTCGATATCGACGGGTGCTTTGCGGAATACGTTGCTCTTCCAGCTAAAAACCTCTGGGTTAATGATGCTGAAATGCCGATGTCTGTCGGCTCTGTACAGGAACCGATGGGGAATGCAGTCCACACGGTACTTGCTGGTGATATAGCTGGAAAGACCGTTTCAATCATCGGTTGTGGACCGATTGGATTGATGGCTGTCGGTGTTGCAAAAGCGGCTGGTGCTTCCAAGGTCATTGCCTATGATCTCAATGACTATCGTCTGGACCTTGCTAAAGAAATGGGTGCTACGACGATCGTCAACTCTAAAGAACAAGATCCCGTACAAATTGCAATGGATCTGACGGATGGCAATGGCGTAGAGGTTGTTTGTGAAATGTCTGGCCATCCGGTCGCCATCGACCAAGGATTCAAGATGTTGACGAACGGAGGCCGTATGTCGATTCTGAGTCTACCGGTAAGACCTGTTGAAGTGGATATTACGAATGACATCGTGTTCAAAGGGATTACTGTACAAGGGATCACTGGACGAAGAATGTTTGAAACGTGGCGTCAGGTTGCTGGATTGCTCGAATCCGGTCAAGTCGATGTCCAGAAAATGATCACGCATGAATTACCACTTGAAGACTTCGAGAAAGGCTTTGATCTCATGCTCGAAGGAAAATGCGGAAAAGTCGTCCTTAAACCTTAA
- a CDS encoding glycine C-acetyltransferase: protein MKGFEYLQNELDEMKSEGVFRELIPLETEQGSKVVIKGKEVIQLSSNNYLGLTDHPRMKQAALDAVEKYGVGTGSVRTIAGTLSMHEEFEQKLAEFKHTEASLVFQSGFTTNQGVLSSILTKEDVVISDELNHASIIDGIRLTKAARKIYKHVDVEDLERALKESSDYRVRLVVTDGVFSMDGNIAPLPEIVELCEKYDAILMVDDAHSSGVLGRNGRGSVDHFDLNGRVHIQVGTLSKAIGVLGGYVASTQALRDYLIHKGRPFLFSTSHPPAVTAACSAAIDVLLEEPELIDKLWDNAKFLKDGLRNLGFDTGKSETPITPVIVGDAALAHKLSDKLFDYGVFAQGIGFPTVAKGAARVRTIVTAQHSKEELQEALDAFEKAGKELNIIK, encoded by the coding sequence GTGAAAGGTTTTGAGTATTTACAAAACGAATTAGATGAGATGAAATCTGAAGGTGTGTTCCGTGAACTGATTCCTTTAGAAACGGAACAAGGCTCTAAAGTCGTAATTAAAGGAAAGGAAGTCATCCAACTTTCATCCAACAACTATCTCGGCTTGACAGACCATCCACGAATGAAACAAGCAGCCCTTGATGCAGTTGAAAAATACGGTGTCGGAACAGGCTCAGTCCGTACCATTGCTGGTACACTCAGCATGCATGAAGAGTTCGAGCAAAAGCTGGCTGAATTCAAGCATACTGAAGCTTCACTGGTTTTCCAATCTGGTTTTACTACAAACCAGGGAGTGCTTTCCTCCATCCTTACGAAAGAAGATGTCGTCATCTCTGATGAATTGAACCACGCTTCAATCATTGATGGGATCCGTTTGACGAAAGCAGCTCGAAAAATCTATAAGCACGTTGATGTAGAAGACCTTGAGAGAGCATTGAAGGAATCCTCAGATTATCGCGTGCGCCTCGTCGTAACGGATGGCGTATTCTCAATGGACGGAAATATCGCACCATTACCTGAAATCGTAGAACTATGTGAAAAGTACGATGCTATTCTCATGGTAGACGATGCCCATTCGAGTGGTGTACTTGGACGCAACGGACGTGGTTCTGTCGACCATTTCGACCTAAACGGCCGTGTGCATATCCAAGTTGGTACTTTGAGTAAGGCGATCGGAGTTCTTGGTGGATATGTCGCAAGTACACAAGCGTTGAGGGATTATCTAATCCATAAAGGACGTCCGTTCCTATTCAGTACATCCCATCCTCCAGCTGTCACAGCGGCATGCTCTGCAGCGATTGATGTCCTTCTCGAGGAGCCTGAATTGATCGATAAACTATGGGATAATGCTAAGTTCTTGAAGGATGGACTACGAAACCTCGGCTTTGATACAGGTAAGAGTGAAACGCCGATTACACCTGTCATTGTCGGAGATGCTGCTCTTGCTCATAAGCTATCGGACAAGCTGTTCGATTATGGCGTTTTCGCACAAGGGATCGGATTCCCGACAGTCGCGAAAGGTGCAGCTCGTGTCCGTACGATCGTGACCGCACAACATTCGAAGGAAGAGCTTCAAGAAGCACTTGACGCGTTCGAAAAAGCTGGTAAGGAACTCAACATCATTAAATAA
- the miaB gene encoding tRNA (N6-isopentenyl adenosine(37)-C2)-methylthiotransferase MiaB: MKTEEKDYSKYFQTTYQPPSLKDAKRRGKEKVLVHKDFTIDEDMKNLGVGKKFMIRTYGCQMNEHDTEVMAGILTDMGFETTTDTNEADIILLNTCAIRENAENKVFGEIGHLKSLKVERPELILGVCGCMSQEESVVNKILQKHQHIDLIFGTHNIHRLPQLIKGAIFNKEMVVEVWSKEGDIVENLPRVRKGNIKGWVNIMYGCDKFCTYCIVPYTRGKERSRRPEDIIEEVRHLARNGYKEITLLGQNVNAYGKDFEDMEYGLGDLMDEIRKIDIPRVRFTTSHPRDFDDHLIDVLAKGGNLVEHIHLPVQHGSSEVLKLMARKYSREHYLNLVDKIKAKIPNAVFTTDIIVGFPNETDEQFEETLSLVKEVEYDMAFTFIYSPRDGTPAAKMKDNVPMEVKKERLQRLNDVMNEIFLKKNKALEGEVVEVLVEGVSKKNSEVLTGHTRTNKVVHFRAPKSLIGELVNVKINEAKTWSLNGELMQTVEVNQ, from the coding sequence TTGAAAACAGAAGAAAAAGACTACTCCAAATACTTTCAGACAACCTATCAACCCCCTTCATTAAAAGATGCAAAACGTCGGGGAAAAGAGAAGGTGCTCGTCCATAAAGATTTTACGATTGATGAGGATATGAAGAATCTCGGTGTCGGGAAAAAATTCATGATCCGTACATACGGCTGTCAGATGAATGAACATGATACAGAGGTCATGGCTGGAATATTAACGGATATGGGTTTCGAAACGACGACAGACACGAATGAAGCAGATATCATCCTGCTTAATACGTGTGCGATTCGCGAAAACGCTGAAAACAAAGTGTTCGGTGAAATTGGCCACCTGAAATCCTTGAAGGTTGAAAGACCAGAATTGATTCTTGGTGTATGTGGCTGCATGTCCCAGGAGGAATCGGTCGTCAATAAAATTCTCCAGAAACATCAGCATATCGATCTGATATTCGGCACACATAATATCCATCGTCTGCCTCAGTTGATCAAGGGTGCCATCTTCAATAAAGAGATGGTTGTAGAGGTATGGTCGAAAGAAGGCGATATCGTCGAGAACCTCCCTCGTGTCCGTAAAGGGAACATCAAGGGATGGGTCAACATCATGTATGGCTGCGATAAGTTCTGTACGTACTGCATCGTTCCTTATACGAGAGGAAAAGAGCGAAGCCGCAGACCGGAAGACATTATTGAAGAGGTAAGGCATCTCGCTCGGAACGGGTATAAAGAGATTACGTTGCTCGGGCAGAATGTCAACGCATACGGTAAGGATTTCGAAGACATGGAATACGGCCTCGGTGATCTAATGGATGAAATCCGTAAGATCGATATCCCTCGAGTACGATTTACGACGAGCCACCCGCGTGACTTTGATGATCATCTCATCGATGTTTTAGCAAAAGGCGGAAACCTTGTCGAGCATATCCATCTCCCGGTCCAGCATGGTAGTTCCGAAGTCTTGAAGCTGATGGCGCGTAAATATTCACGTGAGCATTATTTGAATCTTGTTGATAAAATCAAGGCGAAAATACCGAACGCGGTCTTTACGACGGATATTATTGTCGGCTTCCCGAATGAGACGGATGAACAATTTGAAGAGACGTTGTCCTTGGTCAAAGAAGTCGAATATGACATGGCGTTCACGTTCATCTATTCACCAAGAGACGGTACACCTGCTGCTAAAATGAAAGATAATGTGCCGATGGAAGTGAAAAAAGAGCGTCTTCAACGATTGAATGATGTGATGAATGAAATTTTCCTAAAGAAAAACAAAGCTTTGGAAGGCGAAGTCGTAGAAGTCCTAGTCGAAGGAGTAAGTAAGAAAAATTCCGAAGTATTGACTGGACACACACGTACAAATAAAGTTGTCCATTTCCGAGCACCGAAGTCCTTGATCGGGGAACTCGTAAATGTGAAAATTAATGAAGCGAAAACATGGAGCTTGAACGGAGAGCTCATGCAAACAGTAGAGGTGAATCAATAA
- a CDS encoding RicAFT regulatory complex protein RicA family protein — translation MAEYTREQVIEKAEELAKMISSTEEVDFFKRAEEKINENDKVHKLISKIKMYQQEAVNLQHYQKHEALKKVEEKLDALHKEVDSIPIVQEFKQSQTDVNDLLQLVTSTISNTVTNEIVRDTEGDQLKGMTGSALKHKRF, via the coding sequence ATGGCAGAATATACTCGAGAGCAAGTAATTGAAAAAGCGGAAGAACTTGCAAAAATGATTTCTTCTACAGAGGAAGTCGACTTCTTCAAGCGTGCAGAAGAGAAAATCAATGAAAATGACAAAGTCCACAAGTTGATCAGTAAGATTAAAATGTACCAACAAGAGGCTGTCAATCTTCAACATTATCAAAAGCATGAAGCTTTGAAGAAGGTGGAAGAAAAGCTGGATGCCCTTCATAAAGAAGTGGATTCCATCCCGATCGTTCAGGAATTCAAACAATCCCAAACGGATGTGAACGATTTGTTGCAGCTTGTTACATCGACCATTTCCAACACAGTGACGAATGAAATCGTTCGAGATACAGAAGGGGACCAGTTAAAAGGCATGACTGGTTCAGCTCTGAAACATAAACGTTTCTAA
- a CDS encoding outer spore coat protein CotE has translation MAKNDNSFREIITKAVCGKGRKFSQATHTVTPAHKPSSILGCWIINHNYKPVENGNSVDVEGSYDINVWYSYNNNTKTEVVTETIRYKDSCNLTKRDEHSLGKHLEVNARAIQEPNTLEATISPNGNKILVQVEREFIAEVIGETKVWVQVNQDGVIEEFEDESWEDEVDGEDFEDLDPNFLLGDLEE, from the coding sequence ATGGCCAAAAACGATAACAGCTTCAGAGAAATCATAACGAAAGCGGTTTGCGGCAAAGGTCGAAAGTTTTCACAGGCCACCCATACAGTTACACCTGCTCATAAACCGTCGAGTATCCTCGGCTGTTGGATCATCAACCACAATTATAAACCTGTGGAGAACGGTAATTCGGTAGACGTAGAAGGCAGCTATGATATTAATGTTTGGTACTCCTACAATAACAATACGAAAACAGAGGTCGTCACGGAGACTATCCGTTATAAAGATTCGTGTAACCTGACAAAGAGAGATGAGCATTCCCTTGGCAAACACCTTGAGGTGAATGCAAGGGCGATTCAGGAGCCAAATACATTAGAAGCAACCATCTCACCGAATGGGAACAAGATTCTTGTTCAGGTGGAACGTGAATTCATAGCTGAAGTAATCGGGGAAACAAAAGTATGGGTGCAGGTGAACCAAGACGGCGTCATCGAAGAGTTTGAAGATGAAAGCTGGGAAGACGAAGTCGACGGAGAAGATTTCGAAGACCTCGATCCGAACTTTTTATTAGGTGATTTGGAAGAGTAG
- a CDS encoding ABC transporter permease, producing the protein MIVTTSYRGMNQMTGFNLFFKRLKQDWHFQWKAVKTVIDWTIWVYLIIPAAIILLASYRSWWMETPEWLLGIPLELTFIVLYLFCWIGSLRTFLEEADQLFLLQNRQCVYGLKKSSLIYSVLLQVLKLFLIMMLFAPLLINHYQFKWSSVIFIWVFISSAHLLILTVRIWMDQISNILLKGTVHFAFFLFFGGIIVVGGIEFVQSGFLLLILITSSFQIIIILLLRRFIQRKALEPYFIKLDRKQKLKHVKMILTVTEFVPKETTFNRKRPLLFRHSERLFQNRSAENGVSELFIKTFIRNQSNVLSYLQIIGMTTGALFVIPPIWIKALIYIAFVLFLAKWLDSVWMITISKPFFKSIARRDDATYRAKIKVTKLFLFPAYGFVGLFLIITSLIRYLLT; encoded by the coding sequence TTGATTGTTACAACATCTTATCGAGGGATGAATCAGATGACAGGCTTTAATTTATTTTTCAAGAGATTAAAGCAGGATTGGCATTTCCAATGGAAAGCAGTCAAAACGGTTATAGATTGGACGATCTGGGTTTATCTTATTATTCCAGCGGCAATCATCTTACTCGCAAGCTATCGATCATGGTGGATGGAAACACCTGAATGGCTGCTCGGGATTCCCCTGGAACTGACCTTCATTGTACTATATTTATTTTGTTGGATAGGTAGTCTTCGCACATTTCTCGAGGAAGCAGACCAATTATTTCTTTTACAAAATCGCCAATGTGTGTACGGTTTAAAAAAATCGTCACTTATTTATTCTGTCTTACTTCAGGTCTTAAAGCTTTTTCTTATTATGATGCTTTTCGCCCCACTACTCATCAATCATTATCAATTCAAGTGGAGTAGTGTAATTTTTATTTGGGTATTCATAAGTTCCGCACATCTCCTTATTCTCACTGTACGTATATGGATGGATCAGATTTCAAACATCCTCCTGAAAGGGACTGTTCACTTCGCGTTCTTTCTGTTTTTTGGTGGAATTATCGTAGTCGGAGGGATTGAGTTTGTCCAATCCGGTTTCTTACTATTAATCCTAATTACGAGTAGTTTTCAGATAATCATCATATTGCTTCTTCGACGATTCATCCAGCGCAAGGCACTCGAGCCATATTTCATTAAGTTGGATCGGAAACAGAAACTGAAACACGTCAAAATGATTTTAACGGTTACAGAGTTTGTTCCAAAAGAGACGACCTTCAATCGCAAGCGACCGTTACTCTTCCGCCATTCAGAACGTCTATTTCAAAACAGATCAGCTGAAAATGGCGTCAGTGAATTGTTCATAAAGACGTTCATTCGCAATCAATCGAACGTCTTAAGCTATCTTCAAATCATTGGTATGACAACTGGTGCGTTATTTGTCATCCCCCCTATATGGATCAAGGCACTGATTTATATTGCATTTGTTTTGTTTTTGGCAAAATGGTTGGATTCCGTATGGATGATTACAATTTCAAAACCTTTCTTCAAATCGATCGCTCGTAGAGATGACGCAACCTATAGGGCGAAAATTAAGGTGACGAAGTTATTTCTTTTCCCAGCATATGGTTTCGTCGGACTATTCCTTATCATTACCAGTTTGATAAGGTACTTGTTAACGTAA
- a CDS encoding ABC transporter ATP-binding protein, producing the protein MSLLQVDIQRAGYSSDAILKDVCFSLKTGELVGLIGANGAGKSTTIKSILGIINLLNGKISIKDHHTYAYVPEQPMFYDELTLQEHIDFTASVMSIRDEDLSRRTEHLLRVFKLESVVHDLPNTFSKGMQQKGMLLLAFLIQPDLYIVDEPFIGLDPNATRDFIRFINDEKKRGAGILMSTHVLDTAEKYCDRFLLMKEGTLFADGTLSDLQIKANLPAGSLFDCYNILSRDESDDRL; encoded by the coding sequence ATGTCATTGTTACAGGTCGATATTCAACGTGCAGGGTATAGCAGTGATGCCATATTGAAGGACGTGTGCTTTTCGTTGAAAACTGGAGAGCTTGTAGGGCTTATAGGAGCGAATGGCGCTGGTAAAAGTACAACCATAAAGTCCATACTCGGCATTATCAATCTATTGAACGGCAAGATATCAATAAAGGATCATCATACATATGCTTACGTTCCTGAACAACCGATGTTTTATGATGAACTGACTCTTCAGGAGCATATCGATTTTACCGCTTCTGTAATGTCGATTCGTGATGAAGATTTAAGCCGTCGAACGGAACATCTGTTGCGTGTTTTCAAACTTGAAAGTGTCGTCCATGACTTGCCGAATACATTTTCGAAAGGAATGCAGCAAAAGGGAATGCTTTTGCTCGCCTTTCTGATACAGCCTGACCTTTACATAGTAGATGAACCATTTATTGGTTTAGATCCAAATGCTACGAGGGATTTCATACGTTTCATTAATGATGAAAAAAAGCGGGGTGCAGGAATTCTTATGTCCACTCACGTTTTAGATACAGCGGAAAAATACTGTGATCGTTTTCTATTGATGAAAGAAGGAACGTTATTTGCAGATGGAACACTTTCCGACTTACAAATTAAAGCGAACCTTCCAGCAGGCTCTCTTTTTGATTGTTACAACATCTTATCGAGGGATGAATCAGATGACAGGCTTTAA